One Aegilops tauschii subsp. strangulata cultivar AL8/78 chromosome 2, Aet v6.0, whole genome shotgun sequence genomic window, CTATGATAACCATTTAGGCAATCCACCGAAAGAAACCGCGTTACCGCATTTCGACATCAATCTCGTCGCATCCAGATAAGCACCAAAACAAAAGCTTACCAGCAAATTCAGCATGCCCCAATTTACCCACCTCCTTAGAAAAGACAATGTCGAGACAGTTTCCTGCATCTACGATGCACGGGGTGCCTATGCTTCCAACTCACTTCCCAGAAGATGAAGACCCACCGAAGACTAACGAGGTCACCAATACGCATGGCGTTCAAGTTTACCCGGCTATGAGCTGAAAGTCTGAACCTCTAGCATTCAGGCAGATATTAATCCTAGAGCCAGATAGGTAATGCTGCAACCAAAACAAGTAAACAACAATGACGGTCCATAACGGCCCGATCACGACACAAATCCGTCATCGGAAAACCCACAGAATACAAAGCAGTCAGCAATATGATACTCTGTTTACCCCGGCATTCAGCAGCTACTTGAAGAATAAACTCTAGCAGGCACCATCTGAAAACTACTAGTAGAAGAATAAACTAATGAACTCGCGACCGGTAGACAGCAACATCTAGAGGCAAACCACCCAAAGCGTTCACGCATTTCGACATCAAGAACGCCACATCCAGAAATGCACCAAAACAAAAGCTTAACAGCAAATTCAGCAAATCCCAATTCACCCTCCTCAGAAAAGACAATATCCAGACAGTTTCCTGCATCAGCGACTGCAAGGGGTGCCTATGCTTCCATCTCACTTACCAGAAGATCCATCGACGACTAACGAATTCACCAACACGGATGCCGCTCAAGTTTACTCGGCTATGAACAGAACTCTAGCAGGCAGACATTAATCCTATCCTAGAACCAGACAGGTAATGCTGCAACCACAACGACAATGACGGTCCAGATCAGCACACAGCTTGTGCTAGTTACCAGCCACCACCTTGCGGATGCACACCTCCACGACACAGCCATTCTCGACGCCGGGCAGCTTGTCAGGGACCAGCAGGAAGACGTCGCTCCCCTCACCGACCCCGTACCGCAGCGAAGTGTTCCACACGGTCGACTGAATCTGCAGCCTGTGGCGCCGTCCACCCGCCGGCATCTTCAGCTCGTAGGTGAACTCCTCCTCGAAGGCGTTGTCAGGGCGGATGCAGATCATGGAGAGCGCGGTGCCCAAGCCCTCGCGGGAGCTGCTGATGTGGAAGAGCTCGCCGTAGTCCTCGCAGCGGAAGATGGCAGAGTCAAAGGCAGGGGCCTGGAAGCTCTCGCCGTAGCGGAAGTTGATCACCTCCCAGCGGTGGATGGTGGCGAGGTGGGACTCCAGGTCGTAGGCCGGGCCGGCGAAGCCGCAGCGATGGACGGGGCAGAAGCAGGGATCGTAGTGGCAGGTGCGCTCGTGCACGCGCATCTCATGGTGCAGCAGGAACACCTCGCAGCCGTACTGCTGGTTGCGGCAGGAGAAGCTGATGCGGCCGAGGAACTCCTCGACGGCGCGGCTGCGCACGCAGCCATTGGCAGCGCAGTAGTTGCAGCGGTTGTCCCCGATGTTGTCGCGGCACCTCGAGCAGGTGACATGCCCGTCCGGACACTGCACGGATGCCATCACATCACGACGAGTTGTCAGAGATACGGCGAGCTGATCAACAGATGACGAAACGTGCTGTTGGTAGGTTGGAAATGGGCATCACCTCGTAGACCGGCGTGGAGAGCATGCGGTGGCAGCTCCGGCAGACGAAGAGGCGGTCGTAGTCGGCGATGCGGACGCTGTACTCGCCGTCCCCGTGCTCGCCGCTGTGCTCCCGGTACGAGTGCGGCCTCCAGACCGGCCGCCCGTTCCCGTCCGTCTCCTCTGAGacgcggctgcggctgcggctgtAGCTGCGGCTGGGGCTCCGGTCGTCGTACGGGGCGTAGGAGGGCGACCCTATgtacggcggcggcgacgaccgCGCCAGGGGAAGCCGCGACCTCGACCGCGACCGCGAGCGCGACTGCGAGGGCGAGGGCGCCTGCGAGCGCGCCTGCGACGGCGAGGGGGAGAGCGAGGGGTGGCGGCTGCTCCGCGGGCGCTTGGGGCTGCCCTCCGCCTCGGCCAGCGGCGTCCCGACGCGCTTCGCCGCGCTGCCGCTCATCTCAGGCGGCGACGCCTGCGGATCGACACGGATCAACTCATCAGCACCACCCGAGATCGAGGCGAGGGGCTCGGGCAGAAGAGGCTTACcagcgggcggcggaggaggggcgTCGGAGGGCGGCCGCCGGCTACGGGGAGGAGACGGTGGGGTTTGCCGGCGGTGGGGGGCGGATTTGGGGGAAGGAGTTGGGGGATGCTCACGCGCCGCGCACGCGTCGGGCGTGGGCCAATACAAATGGCAGAACCGCGTGACAAAACAGTGGTCGTCGTGATAGGCCTTAACAGCGGCCTGCTTCCAGCCCAGTTACTACCAGAAAATGGAGTATTGCTGCTCCCTCCGTCCcgaaatataagtctttttagacattttaaatgaactacaacatacagatgtatgtagacatattttagagtgtagattcactcatttttcttcATATGTAGTCATCTATtgaaatctttagaaagacttatattttggaacggagggagtacttgataAAAATCCAAACCTCAAAAAAAAAACTTGATAAAAATTGGAACACTATTCGCAGCTGATAAAAGAAACTTATAGGCCTAAAATAAACAGACAAAAATACTTTTTATAATAATAAAAATATAATTATTCTATAATGTTATGAATAAATAAACAAAAGGGAGTGCATATCTTTCCATCGACGGAAGAAAAATTGCACCGGTAAATTTTTCTCCCGCGCCACCGTTGTAGAAAAGTGCACCACGTTGTTGATCTTTCTGCCACCAACGGCCTAACCATCATCCCCCGTCAGCAGTGATCATCGCCAATGCCGCACTGTACCTTCCTGGCCATCCCTTAACACCCCTTCTTCCGGTGTCGGCCACCCCTTCCCCACCCAGACTTGCTTCACCTCTGTCGGCCCTATCTGCAGGTCACCCTAGGCTCGCCCCTTGCTAGGAATAATGTAGCCAGTCATGTGATTCTTGTTTTCGGCTCGACCGATCGCCATTACCACGACATCGACTGAACCAAAATAAAATTGTTGCAGCTTGGAGAATAGAAAATGCATCAAGAAAAAACTCCATGTTTGAATAGTTGAATAGAAAAGGTGTGCTAATCCAAAGACTCCTCCTTGATCACTTGAAGCTAATCCTACAGGATGAAAAAGGTCTTGTAATTTTTGCTGCTTATAGATGAGTCCAATTTCCAACTCCTTTTTATCTTGAGTTTTGTATCGTAGACAAAGGTTTTGTCGGAATTTTATCGCGTCCGCacgcatcttttgcctgttttcACCAGGATCCCATTCGTGAGGCGTTTTAAGGTACTAGGACAAAAGTACAAAAAAAAGGTAAAAATCACGTCAGTTGCGTGATAGGAACCTTCCAGATAAAGCCATGAACAAGACGGAGGAGAACCAGTTGCGCAGGAGGATCCCGCGGAGAAGGCGACGTCTGGCACGAACGCGAGTGCTCGTACTAGCAACCGCTCCCATCTGATCAACTGTATCATCCCCTTGTCTTTGGATAAGAGATACGAGTTACAGAGGAGCCATCCAAAACCAAGAACCCTAGCCTCCGAAATATATTTGGAGGGGGAATCGACAAGAAGGGCTCCGCCACGCCATCACCTTGCTCAAGGACACTTCGACATcaaccatcgtcatcatcatcccCATGTCCATCTCTTTGTAATGCCGAACCCTAGTGGATCCTCATGTGAATTACTTTGATCTATCGTCCATGGTTACTACCAATAATCATATTATGTTGTTTCTTTCCATGTATGAGTAATTTCCTATTTCTCGGCTATGGAGGAACATTATAGTATGTTTAGGTTCTGAAAACCGATATGAAATGAAATCCCCATTTTCATGTTTGAGTTAATAAACTTCATGAATGTTGTGTAAGGGGTCCCACTCAGCATTTTTGCCGTATGGCCATGGAGTTTATTACTGCCATTGTAAAGGTAAGGATGCGGAGGCGAAGAGTCGACAATAATATCCTCTCATCCTTCCCTTTTGCAATTGATGGGGGAGTAAGGAAGAACCAACTATTGGTTGTGTCCACGGGGTGGCCTTTAATTATCATTGCCATAAGCTGAATGTGAGGAGCATTGCGATTGAGGCAAAGCTCAACGGGACATCATGGTGGACGTGTTGCTGCTCCTGTTTGCCAGGTACATCTGCTCCTAGTGCGTCCGCAGGGACGTGCTCTCTTCCTGATGCATAGGGGCATGTGCGCCCCATCTCGCGTCGTATTTTGGTGAGTTCCTCCTGTCATGGTCGACGTCTCCCGAGCAGCTGCAGCAAAGGAGATGCACGAGCCATGGAGGTTTTCTTGCTTCTAGAGCTTTGGCTCCCGCTGTTTTTCTCTGTTGTGTTGCAAACTTTTGTAATGCAGCAACCCCTAATTGTCTTTGAGATGCTATTTTCCCCCTAAAATTAGTCGGGTAAGCTTATTAATCGGCGATCAACCAAGTTGTTATTTCAACAGCAATCAAATTGACCAAAAACATGTCATTCTTCTAAATTTGTTAGCACTGTCCGACGACATACGTAAGATTAATTGGTATAAAAAAACATGGCATTTTTTATAAAATAACACGGCAAATTTCTGAAGAATCGTATGGTgaaattcagattttttttttcGTGTTACTCAATCATGGCATTTTTAGAGAAaaatatatttgggccacatggcAAAAAAAAAATGCACAGTCACATGGCAATTGTTTAGACAACGGACACGTCAATATTTAGACATTTTTGTTTTAATCACCAAACATTAAAATTGCAGGTACAAATTTCGTGTTTTTCTAAGCTTGCCTTGCCGTATGGATCACAATTTTTTTGATTTTATTTACCATGTACCATGGCAAGTGGTACCCTGCATGTGTTTTTACGTACAATAACATTACGAAGAATCGTCAGTACCCTTGGTAGGGGCGAACATGGTCGGAAGTGTCAGAGCAGAGTTCACACGAGGAAGTTACCTAGGTTCAGGCCCACTTGGAggggtaaaaccctacgtcctgctttttGTATTCATGGTGTCATATCTCGTATAGGGTTAAAATAGGGGATGAGGTATGACTATCGAGAGTATGTTTCTACAGGAGTAGATGGGAATGGTTGCCCCTAACCGCACCTTATATATGTGATGTTGGTTAGGGTTTTACACAAGATAGATCCGATCTGGCCGTCACCATCTTGGTTTGTATGCCAAGGTGATCTCTTTACGCTTATCCGGGCTCTAGGGATCCTTCTTGTAGTCGGTCCTCCGTCAAGCTTCTTGGGCGCCAAGGCAGGCCAGCTGCCGGGCTCCTCACCGAGAGGCCACCCCCAGTGTACTACACCGTCATACAACATGATGGCATTTTTTTTCATGCTCttgtattttgttttcttttttgacatgccaatttttttgtAATTTGGCATGAACTTTTTTAGACCATTGCAACAAAAATGTTGAGCATGGGAAGTTTATCTGAAGGACCATGTCAAATTTAATTTTGTGAACAATAGCAAAAAAAATTGAATCATGGCAATTTTATATCATGGGAATTCCATTGTCCATACCATGACAATTTTATTTGTACATTCGATGGAAAATTCATTATGTATAACATGGCAATTTCATAAACAATGTAAATTTTATATAATGGAAGTTTCTTTGTCCATACCATTGCATTTATTTGTACATTTCACATCAAATTCATTGAGTATACCatggtaaaaaaaattgtatgCGTGCCAtgatctttttgaaaaacttaaaTAAACGTCACATGGAGAATTTCAATATGCATCGGTATCATCTTGAGTCATCACTATGCTCGTTATACCGAAATCCTCGTTATCGgtttttgttcttctttctcgttattgtgttccggcatccccgtgacgaAGTCACGTGTGTGTCGGCAGACGATGATTGATATTGTCACACCGAGAGGACCCTAAGAATATCtttccatcgtcggaggagcaaatcccactcttgagATATCCGGtcacttgtcaaactttccgatgaacctgtaagttgccgttatgatcaccatgttacatgtgatgtttgagcaaccccaaagcccaTTATATGGTAAGAAGTGAccacgatactctcatggtccaAGGAGCAATTTCGCAAGTTAACACTCCGTGTTACTACAATTGAATGCAGACGATATTAACTCAATTCATAACAAACAAGATTGGATCGGTTtaatatgatcgttcttccatTGTCATAACCTCAATGTTGTTTATCCGGAAaacgtgatcaccaacaacacttgagctagtcttcgGGGCGAGACTAGGAACATTTTATTTTATGGTTTAGCATTCCACACGTgcatgagttttccactgaatcacatattccaggatcataacagttatagcatagaatataaactctttAATTATGAATAtaaaaatataataatacaaatattattgcctctagggcatatttccaacagtgtaCCACTCAATTCTCATACAAGTTTTTTCTATGTTATTCACCTTTTGCTTTTTTAGCTAAAAAACTATCCATGGTAAACTTTTTGATGTTTTTGCCATGGCATTTAATTTTTGGGAGAATGAAATTTTTATTGTTAAGAGCATttcaattttattgttaatagCATGACATTTATTATTATTAAGAGCATGAGCATGCTATTTTTCTAAGAGCATGTCATTTAATATTATTAAGAGCATGGCATTTTTTCATCTATTGCATGGTAAATTTATTTATTAATGACATGCCATTTTTAATTCTTGAATCACGATTATTTTTTCCATGTGATTTTTTGTTTTTCGACAAAGGAAATAAATAGCATGTCATTTATAAAAAAATTGTATCAGAAGATTTTTATTTTAAATGTCATGTGAACTTTAATACCTTGACGACAAcgatttatttttgtttttaataTTGCATGGCATTAGATAAAAAATATATCCTCTAAATTTCAGCCATCCTTTTTTTCTTCTAAAAAAGAAGAAAGTTTTCAAATTTGCAAATAATCTaaaatttaaaattttcaaatgtttttagagaactagtgttttcctgatcTTGCCTTGTGCAATTTTATTTCATTGGTACCTTGGCAATTTTATGACTAGACCATGCCATTTTTTCAATTTTGACAAGCGTAGTTTTACTCTAGCTAGGATGGCATTTTTATATTACTACCATGGCAATTAATTTTTGTTAGTATGTCATTCCACGTACAATTGGCAAAATTCATTCTAAATATGATAGcaatttttgttttgttttgttttgttttgtttgaTGGTAGATGTGCTTTTCAATGTATTACTTTTGCTTTTGTACATTGTAATTTATATGTATTAGCAAATTACATTTCAGAGCTATGCAAATTTGTTTGCTGGACATTTGGCAAAATTTCTTTTATACATCTAAAAAAATAGTATTAAGGCTTGTTTTTTTGTGGACCTAAAGTTGGGCCATTTTTTATATGGAGAAGCTCTCGCTGGGATGGTTCACTCGGGATAATTAATCCCGGAAACAAAACGTTCGCCCGAGCTGGGGGGTGGGGTggcgggggaggggggggggggtcgagcAAACAGTAGATGTGATTATGTTTGGAATGAAACAAAAGATGTGTTATGTTTGGGAGCTCCTACGGATCAAGTACATGGAATTTTTAATTGTTTCAGCCACTTTGATTCTAAGCTGTCTGATCAATATCCGCCGAACAACAAACAACACATAAAGTAAGGAAAGGAAAAGAGGTGGCTGAAATTATTTTATACTTCATTCACTTCATTTTCTAGCCCTAGGAGCAGGGCACCCCTATTCCTCGCCTTCAGCGAGTGTAACTCCCGACTCACTGAAAGGGACGCGCAATATGGGGCGGCCCACGCACGAGCGAGGCCACGACCTGTTTTTCTGTAATTTTTATGTTttatgtttttttatttttgtacttttttatactttaaaatattataaatataaatatattacaaaaaaagttgtaaaaaaattggaaaaatgttgaacaagtatttgaaaaatgttaatgtAGCATTCGAAGAAATGTTAAACaattatttgaaaaaatgttgatcatgcattcaaaaaatgttgaacaagtattttaaAAATATTGAGCAACTATTTGAAAATTTTTAATTAATcattttggattttttttgaacaagtatttgaaattttttaatcaagcatttgaaaaatgttgaacaagtatttgatatgttttgaagaaggatttaaaaaaaatgttaatcaagcattcaaaaaatgttcaacgagtatttttaaaaaaattggacaagtatttgaaaaaaatgttgatcatgcaTATAAATTTTTTGAACAAGTGTTTGAaaattgaacaagtatttgaaaagtgttgaacaagtatttgcagaatgttgatcatgtatataagaaTGTAGAATGAAAACAAAAAGAAACAATGCAACAATGAAAGAAAAACCaagaaaaggaaaacaaaaaatgGAGAGGAAAAAAGAAACTCAAACaaaaaatggagaagaaaaaataaaataaggAGAAACAAAATGAGAAAAGGAATGAAAGAATAacagagaagaaaaaaaaaggaaagaaacaaaatagaacaaaaaaggaaaaaaatcccAAAGAAAACAACTTGAGTAGCTTCAAGTACATCGCGCCCCTAATTCTCACCAAGAAACGAACTTGGGCGAGGTGGTTAGCGCAACACGCGATCTTGCTAGCGCACTGGAGACCAGGGTTCGACTCCTCCTTCTCGCATTTCCTAGTCTCTTTCTACGACTATATGCACGCATGAATGGGCCCACCCAATACGACGTGAAGGGGGAAAAAGCAAAGCTTCAGCAAAATCTGCCACTTGGATCGCTTAATCGCTTAAAGCGATAAATAGTCGCCGCGCCAGGAGCACGCCAACCCAAGAGCCCGCTCCTGTATCTCCTGGAGTGACTGGCCCACCACTTGGCAACCTTAGTAAGAATTCATCCAGGTAAGCATTCTCCGTGAGTACATTTTGCCGCGGAATTTATAATTGTACTGCTTTGACTCAATTTTTGGAACATTCCAAAACGTATGCAAGCGTGGCAGGTAAAATCAAATATCATTTCCATCTACACATCTCCATCTCCTTTTTCTACATAACATGACAGATATATCATTTTTCCTAAAAAAGATATCATATTTTGTAATTATAATAGAACTCATTTGGAATATAtgtaagcacataatatatttggTCATATCTGATGCGAACATGGTTGCATCGTACCTTAAAGAAGAAAGAACCAAAACAATTTTTTCCTAAGGAAGAAAGAATTATATTGGTTGTGTTAACTAACAAATAAACAACAACGACAAAAATAAAGGAAAACTGTCTTTCTAATGAGAATGAATTATAACAATAGTTTACCCTAAAATAAATAACAAGAAACTATTTAAAAAAATATTGTACAACTATACCCAACATGAACAATTCATAAAGACTTATATC contains:
- the LOC109734739 gene encoding putative E3 ubiquitin-protein ligase SINA-like 6, giving the protein MSGSAAKRVGTPLAEAEGSPKRPRSSRHPSLSPSPSQARSQAPSPSQSRSRSRSRSRLPLARSSPPPYIGSPSYAPYDDRSPSRSYSRSRSRVSEETDGNGRPVWRPHSYREHSGEHGDGEYSVRIADYDRLFVCRSCHRMLSTPVYECPDGHVTCSRCRDNIGDNRCNYCAANGCVRSRAVEEFLGRISFSCRNQQYGCEVFLLHHEMRVHERTCHYDPCFCPVHRCGFAGPAYDLESHLATIHRWEVINFRYGESFQAPAFDSAIFRCEDYGELFHISSSREGLGTALSMICIRPDNAFEEEFTYELKMPAGGRRHRLQIQSTVWNTSLRYGVGEGSDVFLLVPDKLPGVENGCVVEVCIRKVVAGN